Proteins found in one Microbacterium sp. SSM24 genomic segment:
- a CDS encoding beta-L-arabinofuranosidase domain-containing protein has product MPTDRFRRVIAFATATTLAAGLLAVATPVAASAAPLSIESAKVLDLAFEGNLADAGPNAATVTMQKGAAAYATGIDGQAFNLNGSNAIRLGTDAYLQPADLTVSFWYKPNAVMSGEQVFAWSKLAYNSPGWYLTSESNTSALALSVGPATGQPFKVAVDTARAGFFPAGQWTHVVVTYDKATKDVRFYRNGVRQISTVKYAATGTATGAIVGESTTVKTLGYNGPQYNGAHANGLIDDYTLYNGVATVSDVVSLTQSNDPTFDPAAVAQGALDALSVPTSVAADVGVPTEAANGTTIAWSSSNTGIISLDGGAATVTRPAASPATVTLTASASYGGSAPVTRTFEVQVPQEGASTSIYLEDTDLGEVLLEDPYLVNGNEKMIDYLISLEPERFLTAFYTQAGLPTTAQPYGGWERTSGTRFQGHFFGHYISALSQAYATTTEPATKAALLAKLTTAVDGLKNAQTAYAAIDPTNAGYVSPFSTSVLPSGGGGLLVPFYNLHKVLAGLLDAHEYAPAAVSAKALSVASGFGTWVRDWAGRQANPATLLNTEYGGMNEALYELYSITENPAHKRAAEYFDEVALFQQLAAGQDVLDGKHANTTIPKLIGALKRYTVFTDNPHLYAQLSATEKSNLGMYRAAAENFWQIVVDDHTYANGGNSQSEHFHGADELHEHATNGTTSGYGENSTSEICNEYNMLKLTKALFQVGPDVKYADFYEHTYINAILAQQNPETGMMTYFQPMQAGYAKVFGRPYDEFWCDHGTATESFTKLGDSIYFRKGESVFVNMFRSTVYTDETHNMRLTQTADVPADETVTFSVEAIDGGALPEGTTLRLRVPGWAAATPTLSVNGQTQDVAALTEDGYVVVEVAAGDELTYELPAEVRVIDDTENPNWVAFAYGPVLLATELNRTNVDATYVAGVLVRMSTADKSVSNDVVVGDADAFKAGIADNLVRIEDGDNANGIETMRFKMQNADAATEALTFEPWYSLYGARYAIYMDLIEPDSPQAQALILKDKQQQRIDETTIDALTSFDNNNSEADKNYRFNKSGVGVWLGEGYRDGQIATDAYFQYDMVVDPSLPANYLGVRYFGGDNGRTFDVYLNDVLLKHERVTNAAGANTFYVQYDEIPASVLSGIAARDSYKRDQNGQYVLDAQGQKIPVVTVRFQGNGTSYVGGVFGVYTASKTTYATAADLSALSFEDGELAPTLTGGVYSYTVTVPADATTATFDADPAAPSGLVRLGGILIDDTLPRTLPLAADGPTVLTLTATAQDHVTTSTYRIEIVRAPVQPPLDVTAVAAVRCAAGKPMLTVQVRNGAGVPVALAIETVAGTKQIATLAAGKTASAAFTSRAAQLPAGQATVTASAVVDGRTVSVSVPVAYPATTCG; this is encoded by the coding sequence ATGCCGACAGACAGATTCCGCCGCGTGATCGCGTTCGCGACCGCGACGACGCTCGCCGCCGGCCTGCTCGCGGTCGCGACGCCGGTCGCGGCATCCGCTGCGCCGCTCTCGATCGAATCGGCGAAGGTGCTCGACCTGGCATTCGAGGGGAACCTCGCCGACGCCGGCCCGAACGCGGCGACCGTCACGATGCAGAAGGGCGCCGCGGCCTACGCCACCGGCATAGACGGACAGGCGTTCAACCTCAACGGCTCCAACGCGATCCGCCTCGGCACCGACGCGTACCTGCAGCCCGCCGACCTCACGGTGTCGTTCTGGTACAAGCCGAACGCCGTGATGTCCGGCGAGCAGGTCTTCGCGTGGAGCAAGCTCGCCTACAACTCGCCCGGGTGGTACCTCACCAGCGAGAGCAACACCTCGGCGCTCGCGCTGTCGGTGGGACCGGCGACCGGCCAGCCTTTCAAGGTCGCCGTCGACACGGCCCGCGCCGGCTTCTTCCCGGCCGGACAGTGGACCCACGTCGTCGTCACCTACGACAAGGCCACCAAGGACGTCCGCTTCTACCGCAACGGCGTGCGCCAGATCTCGACCGTGAAGTACGCGGCCACCGGAACCGCCACCGGCGCGATCGTCGGGGAGAGCACCACGGTCAAGACGCTCGGCTACAACGGTCCGCAGTACAACGGCGCCCACGCCAACGGCCTCATCGACGACTACACCCTCTACAACGGCGTCGCGACGGTCTCGGACGTCGTCTCGCTCACACAGTCCAACGACCCGACCTTCGACCCCGCTGCCGTCGCGCAGGGTGCGCTCGACGCGCTCTCGGTCCCCACCTCGGTCGCGGCGGACGTCGGCGTGCCGACCGAAGCGGCGAACGGCACGACGATCGCGTGGTCTTCGTCGAACACGGGCATCATCTCCCTCGACGGCGGCGCCGCGACGGTGACCCGCCCGGCCGCGTCGCCCGCGACCGTCACGCTCACCGCGTCGGCCAGCTACGGCGGCAGCGCCCCGGTGACCAGGACGTTCGAGGTGCAGGTGCCGCAGGAAGGGGCATCCACCTCCATCTACCTCGAGGACACCGACCTCGGCGAGGTGCTGCTCGAGGACCCGTACCTCGTCAACGGCAACGAGAAGATGATCGACTACCTGATCAGCCTCGAGCCCGAGCGGTTCCTCACCGCCTTCTACACGCAGGCGGGTCTTCCCACGACGGCTCAGCCGTACGGAGGGTGGGAGCGCACGAGCGGCACGCGATTCCAGGGCCACTTCTTCGGCCACTACATCTCCGCGCTGTCGCAGGCGTACGCGACGACGACCGAGCCCGCGACGAAGGCCGCCCTCCTGGCGAAGCTCACCACCGCCGTCGACGGTCTCAAGAACGCGCAGACGGCCTACGCGGCGATCGATCCGACGAACGCCGGCTACGTCTCGCCGTTCTCGACGAGCGTGCTGCCCAGCGGCGGCGGAGGACTCCTCGTTCCCTTCTACAACCTGCACAAGGTGCTCGCCGGTCTCCTGGACGCGCACGAATACGCTCCCGCAGCGGTCTCGGCCAAGGCGCTCTCGGTCGCGAGCGGATTCGGCACGTGGGTGCGTGACTGGGCGGGGCGGCAGGCCAACCCGGCGACGCTCCTGAACACCGAGTACGGCGGCATGAACGAGGCGCTCTACGAGCTGTACTCGATCACCGAGAACCCCGCGCACAAGCGCGCAGCGGAGTATTTCGACGAGGTCGCGCTGTTCCAGCAGCTGGCGGCGGGCCAGGACGTCCTCGACGGCAAGCACGCCAACACCACGATCCCCAAGCTGATCGGCGCACTCAAGCGCTACACCGTGTTCACCGACAACCCGCATCTGTACGCGCAGCTCAGCGCGACCGAGAAGAGCAACCTCGGGATGTATCGTGCCGCCGCCGAGAACTTCTGGCAGATCGTGGTCGACGACCACACCTACGCCAACGGCGGCAACAGCCAGTCCGAGCACTTCCACGGCGCCGACGAGCTCCACGAGCACGCCACCAACGGCACCACCTCGGGATACGGCGAGAACTCCACGTCCGAGATCTGCAACGAGTACAACATGCTCAAGCTGACCAAGGCTCTGTTCCAGGTAGGCCCGGACGTCAAGTACGCGGACTTCTACGAGCACACCTACATCAACGCGATCCTTGCGCAGCAGAACCCCGAGACGGGCATGATGACGTACTTCCAGCCGATGCAGGCGGGGTACGCCAAGGTCTTCGGTCGCCCGTACGACGAGTTCTGGTGCGATCACGGCACCGCGACCGAGAGCTTCACGAAGCTCGGCGACTCGATCTACTTCCGCAAGGGCGAGTCGGTCTTCGTCAACATGTTCCGCTCGACGGTGTACACCGACGAGACGCACAACATGCGCCTCACCCAGACGGCAGACGTGCCCGCCGACGAGACCGTGACCTTCTCGGTGGAGGCGATCGACGGCGGCGCGCTGCCCGAGGGCACGACCCTCCGCCTGCGCGTGCCCGGGTGGGCGGCCGCGACGCCGACCCTCTCCGTGAACGGACAGACCCAGGATGTCGCAGCGCTCACCGAGGACGGATACGTCGTCGTCGAGGTGGCCGCCGGCGACGAGCTCACCTACGAGCTGCCCGCCGAGGTGCGCGTCATCGACGACACCGAGAACCCGAACTGGGTGGCCTTCGCGTACGGGCCGGTGCTGCTCGCGACCGAGCTCAACCGCACCAACGTCGACGCGACCTACGTCGCCGGCGTGCTGGTGCGCATGAGCACGGCCGACAAGTCCGTCAGCAACGACGTCGTGGTCGGCGATGCGGATGCGTTCAAGGCCGGCATCGCCGACAACCTCGTGCGCATCGAGGACGGCGACAACGCCAACGGCATCGAGACGATGCGCTTCAAGATGCAGAATGCGGATGCTGCGACCGAGGCACTCACCTTCGAGCCCTGGTACTCGCTCTACGGCGCCCGCTACGCGATCTACATGGACCTCATCGAGCCCGACTCGCCCCAGGCGCAGGCGCTGATCCTCAAAGACAAGCAGCAGCAGCGGATCGACGAGACCACGATCGACGCGCTGACGTCCTTCGACAACAACAACAGCGAGGCCGACAAGAACTACCGGTTCAACAAGTCCGGCGTGGGCGTCTGGCTCGGCGAGGGCTACCGCGACGGGCAGATCGCGACCGACGCGTACTTCCAGTACGACATGGTCGTCGACCCCTCGCTGCCGGCCAACTACCTCGGCGTGCGCTACTTCGGCGGCGACAACGGGCGCACCTTCGACGTCTACCTCAACGACGTGCTGCTCAAGCACGAGCGCGTCACCAACGCCGCGGGGGCGAACACGTTCTACGTGCAGTACGACGAGATCCCGGCATCCGTCCTCTCGGGCATCGCCGCGAGGGACAGCTACAAGCGCGACCAGAACGGGCAGTACGTGCTCGATGCGCAGGGCCAGAAGATCCCGGTGGTGACGGTGCGCTTCCAGGGCAACGGCACGAGCTACGTCGGCGGCGTCTTCGGTGTCTACACGGCGTCGAAGACGACGTACGCAACGGCCGCCGACCTCAGCGCGCTGTCGTTCGAGGACGGTGAGCTCGCTCCGACGCTGACCGGCGGGGTCTACTCGTACACGGTGACCGTGCCCGCCGATGCGACCACCGCCACTTTCGACGCCGATCCGGCGGCGCCCAGCGGGCTCGTGCGCCTCGGCGGCATCCTGATCGACGACACGCTTCCGCGCACGCTGCCGCTCGCCGCCGACGGGCCGACGGTGCTGACGCTGACGGCGACGGCGCAGGACCACGTCACGACCTCGACCTATCGGATCGAGATCGTGCGGGCCCCCGTGCAGCCGCCGCTCGATGTCACCGCCGTGGCCGCCGTGCGATGCGCGGCGGGCAAGCCGATGCTCACCGTGCAGGTGCGCAACGGTGCCGGCGTGCCGGTGGCGCTCGCCATCGAGACGGTCGCGGGGACGAAGCAGATCGCGACGCTCGCGGCGGGGAAGACCGCGTCTGCGGCCTTCACCTCGCGCGCAGCGCAGCTGCCGGCGGGTCAGGCGACGGTGACGGCGTCGGCTGTCGTCGACGGCCGAACCGTGTCGGTGTCCGTTCCCGTGGCCTACCCGGCGACGACGTGCGGATGA
- a CDS encoding family 43 glycosylhydrolase, with the protein MLGTALVVGAIGATGPVAAHAAEPASLLASYDFSETGGTVLHDVSGAGRDGAVVGGAAWRGGSMQFTGANHVQLPNNLLAGQTAATVVIETSPTALSGAKFLWNIGGSGDAATGQFFIQPVAPRLAISTSNWSGEQSVTSATKLVEGRWQSVAATIAKNAGGTTSTLTLYIDGVRVAQKTDSTVALSDLTTHTLNYIGKSAYNGDSLYQGGVSAFRVYGEALSATDIATASTTDAAAAAAEVVGGIDLDAVNVQDLTQVESDLVLPTAGGVTWTAQPAGIVAPNGQVSRPAADTVVTLTATATVRGQTANRTLDVTVLKAPTAAEQATRAAETLTVPSVLERGYVLPASALGLPVAWTHVSGAGSVVDGVVASGPASGLAAATLEAVVGTGTDAATTRLDVRIAETGASRVAAYTTSKNTRGGDDPEVTRSGHLALSANGTSFTALNSGAGVVFPTVSGMTETNNGTKRYLARPYAFRLSGDEGFGLIARRTSDTGTADAAGAIVFTSPDLVDWTEVGFLPLPGQGTTGAVSAEWDSRVDAYRIAWTSTSGSTLTGTTADFAAVGAVKLGQQPGGRTGTIDVPYAETASIVPVTASEARVAEQLLGRVRNTGVQTPEEVTITAGGEVELPETVTADYSDGGTHDFRVDWDTTDVDTSTPGDYTVTGTLQRTDTIFPLLPNRADPHVLRYTLANGQKTWLYIATDDNGQDEFFIRQADTIAGLGTAADNRILGYGLSGTSTNAQLWAPELHVVNGDLYILFAANANSANSWTGVQSYTMRLKSGGNPLVRADWDAPQRVVDAAGQPLTTYGTGITLDMTHFTDGGTDYVVWSERVVAPATGPAVLKIAKVTPSTTGPWRLSSQRSTIVYPDRGWSTNTSAVAEGPFVIQRDGRIMITFSGSNIDWTYAVGLATASSGDDLLDPGAWDVRGDAIWSYEGAFSNNWGPGHNSYTYDDDGNLINVFHAKATQNGTRDSGTRMVYFRQDGSPILDMTNDEWLAAANRTVTATVTVTASGLDVDAAVTSRCVSGKVVQVLTVTNGEDVPVTIAVSGTYGTKTFTALAAGRSASATFTTRLAAVPAGTITLAASATIDGSPVTDTAEVSAAPASCG; encoded by the coding sequence GTGCTGGGGACCGCTCTGGTGGTCGGTGCGATCGGCGCCACCGGACCCGTGGCGGCGCACGCTGCGGAACCGGCGTCGCTGCTCGCGTCGTACGACTTCTCGGAGACCGGCGGCACCGTGCTGCACGACGTCTCCGGGGCCGGCCGAGACGGCGCCGTCGTCGGCGGCGCGGCGTGGCGCGGCGGCTCCATGCAGTTCACCGGCGCGAACCACGTCCAGCTTCCGAACAACCTGCTCGCCGGGCAGACTGCCGCCACCGTCGTGATCGAGACGAGTCCCACCGCGCTGAGCGGAGCGAAGTTCCTGTGGAACATCGGCGGGTCGGGGGATGCCGCGACCGGTCAGTTCTTCATCCAGCCCGTCGCGCCGCGCCTGGCGATCTCGACGTCGAACTGGTCGGGCGAGCAGTCGGTCACGTCCGCGACCAAGCTCGTCGAGGGCCGGTGGCAGTCGGTCGCGGCGACGATCGCGAAGAACGCCGGCGGAACGACCTCGACGCTCACGCTGTACATCGACGGAGTCCGGGTCGCGCAGAAGACCGACTCCACCGTCGCGCTCAGCGACCTGACGACCCACACGCTGAACTACATCGGCAAGAGCGCATACAACGGCGATTCGCTGTACCAGGGAGGCGTGTCCGCGTTCCGGGTGTACGGTGAGGCGCTGTCGGCGACCGACATCGCGACCGCCTCGACGACGGATGCCGCGGCCGCCGCCGCCGAGGTGGTGGGCGGCATCGACCTCGACGCCGTCAACGTTCAGGACCTCACGCAGGTCGAGTCCGATCTCGTGCTGCCGACGGCCGGGGGAGTGACCTGGACGGCGCAGCCCGCGGGGATCGTGGCCCCGAACGGACAGGTCTCGCGACCCGCTGCCGACACCGTCGTGACGCTGACCGCGACCGCGACGGTGCGGGGCCAGACCGCGAACCGGACCCTCGACGTGACCGTGCTGAAGGCGCCCACCGCCGCGGAGCAGGCCACGCGCGCCGCCGAAACCCTCACCGTGCCGTCGGTGCTCGAGCGCGGGTACGTTCTCCCCGCGAGCGCGCTCGGTCTGCCGGTCGCCTGGACGCACGTGTCGGGCGCGGGATCCGTCGTCGACGGGGTGGTCGCCAGCGGTCCCGCTTCGGGACTGGCCGCAGCGACCCTGGAGGCCGTCGTGGGAACGGGGACGGATGCCGCCACGACACGGCTCGACGTGCGCATCGCCGAGACCGGCGCGTCCCGTGTGGCCGCTTACACGACGTCCAAGAACACCCGCGGCGGCGACGACCCCGAGGTCACCCGCAGCGGGCATCTCGCGCTCAGCGCGAACGGCACCTCTTTCACGGCGCTCAACTCGGGAGCCGGCGTCGTGTTCCCGACGGTCAGCGGCATGACCGAGACGAACAACGGCACCAAGCGCTACCTCGCCCGGCCCTACGCGTTCCGCCTCTCCGGCGATGAGGGCTTCGGCCTGATCGCGCGGCGCACGTCCGACACGGGCACGGCAGACGCCGCCGGTGCGATCGTCTTCACCTCGCCCGACCTGGTGGACTGGACCGAGGTCGGATTCCTTCCGCTCCCCGGCCAGGGCACGACCGGCGCCGTCTCCGCGGAATGGGATTCGCGCGTGGACGCGTACCGCATCGCGTGGACCAGCACGAGCGGATCCACGCTGACCGGCACCACGGCGGACTTCGCTGCCGTCGGAGCCGTGAAGCTCGGCCAGCAGCCCGGCGGACGCACTGGCACGATCGACGTGCCCTACGCCGAGACCGCCTCGATCGTTCCGGTCACCGCCTCGGAGGCGCGCGTGGCGGAGCAGCTGCTCGGCCGCGTGCGCAACACGGGTGTGCAGACGCCCGAGGAGGTGACGATCACCGCCGGCGGCGAGGTAGAGCTGCCCGAGACCGTCACGGCGGACTACTCGGACGGGGGAACGCACGACTTCCGGGTGGACTGGGACACGACCGACGTCGACACCTCGACGCCGGGCGACTACACCGTGACCGGCACGCTCCAGCGCACCGACACGATCTTCCCGCTGCTGCCCAACCGCGCGGACCCGCACGTCCTGCGCTACACGCTCGCGAACGGCCAGAAGACCTGGCTCTACATCGCGACGGACGACAACGGCCAGGACGAGTTCTTCATCCGTCAGGCCGACACGATCGCCGGGCTCGGGACGGCGGCGGACAACCGCATCCTCGGATACGGACTGTCGGGCACGAGCACCAACGCACAGCTGTGGGCACCCGAGCTGCACGTGGTGAACGGCGATCTCTACATCCTGTTCGCGGCGAACGCCAACAGCGCGAACTCGTGGACCGGCGTGCAGTCCTACACGATGCGACTGAAGTCCGGCGGGAACCCTCTCGTGCGCGCCGACTGGGATGCCCCCCAGCGCGTCGTCGACGCCGCCGGTCAGCCGCTCACCACCTACGGCACCGGGATCACACTCGACATGACGCACTTCACCGATGGGGGCACGGACTACGTGGTGTGGTCGGAGCGCGTCGTCGCGCCGGCGACCGGGCCCGCGGTGCTGAAGATCGCGAAGGTCACCCCGTCGACGACGGGACCCTGGCGTCTGTCGAGTCAGCGCTCGACGATCGTGTATCCCGACCGGGGATGGTCGACGAACACGTCCGCCGTCGCGGAGGGGCCGTTCGTCATCCAGCGCGACGGGAGGATCATGATCACGTTCTCCGGTTCGAACATCGACTGGACGTACGCGGTGGGCCTCGCCACGGCATCCTCCGGGGATGACCTGCTCGACCCGGGCGCGTGGGATGTGCGAGGCGACGCGATCTGGAGCTACGAGGGCGCCTTCTCCAACAACTGGGGTCCGGGACACAACTCCTACACGTACGACGATGACGGCAACCTGATCAACGTCTTCCATGCCAAGGCGACGCAGAACGGCACCCGCGACTCCGGCACGAGGATGGTGTACTTCCGCCAGGACGGCAGCCCGATCCTCGACATGACGAACGACGAGTGGCTCGCCGCGGCGAACCGCACGGTCACGGCCACGGTGACGGTGACGGCATCCGGTCTCGACGTCGACGCGGCGGTCACCTCGCGCTGCGTGAGCGGCAAGGTCGTGCAGGTTCTCACCGTGACCAACGGCGAGGACGTGCCCGTCACGATCGCCGTCTCGGGCACTTACGGGACGAAGACGTTCACCGCGCTCGCCGCGGGCAGGAGCGCGTCGGCCACGTTCACCACGCGGCTCGCGGCCGTCCCGGCGGGCACGATCACGCTCGCCGCATCCGCGACGATCGACGGCTCGCCCGTGACCGACACGGCGGAGGTGAGCGCCGCGCCCGCCTCGTGCGGGTGA
- a CDS encoding PLD nuclease N-terminal domain-containing protein, producing MIASLNPLVPAAYDIAWSGVALALLALLVVALVSLARSAKALTSAQALVWTLVAIFVPVLGPLAWLFIGRPAARASLTAAGRG from the coding sequence GTGATCGCCTCCCTCAACCCGCTCGTTCCCGCCGCTTACGACATCGCGTGGTCCGGCGTGGCACTGGCGCTGCTCGCACTGCTGGTGGTGGCGCTGGTCTCGCTCGCTCGATCCGCGAAGGCGCTGACCTCCGCCCAGGCACTGGTGTGGACGCTGGTCGCGATCTTCGTGCCGGTCCTGGGTCCGCTCGCGTGGCTCTTCATCGGGCGCCCCGCCGCACGCGCCTCCCTCACCGCGGCCGGTCGCGGCTGA
- a CDS encoding LamG-like jellyroll fold domain-containing protein — MIPLPRSAARTDRSRGPRRLLASLVGAAFVATALVPVGAAAAVGAAPAAPTTGLLAEYLFDQTAGSSIPNRVSGGAAATVVNGTDSQWTGSSLVFAGGAKTSASANWVRLPDDILAGRTSATVTIETKLDATMKNSWHFLWNIGSDSTTQYYFASVRDNPRTSITATGGGGEVNARSGSALDANRWYSLTSVIDGAAGHITFYVDGVQVARTNTALTPASIGQTLNAIGRAPYPDPMYKGEVSTFRVYDRALTAAEVADVSTADAAIHASSFQQAAQTVADSVAAVTFDEATTTLPTYGGRVSWSSSDPAIEIGADGVTATADQPATGQAPVETTLTATATVRGATATRAVPVTVKPQAGADDAFGYAMVHFIEDSAGYAEKIYLDVSRGDNPEQWDPLNAGKPILASDLGTTGIRDPYLTYNPETGTYYIIATDLRVFGGDRGVSGCTEWCYWSSKGNTTLNVWESKDLVSWSDLRQFDVALSDGAKVGEFGMAWAPEATWVPDYYGAGEGAFVLYWSSNVYANAEHTGSSYSRILWGATPDFTQETYEYGGTFIDAGGNTIDTTIIQNEGTTYRITKDNSAGKGIYLESTTAAQWWKPAATWTQLQTRIGAVWAGGNAGGVEGPAVFQRHGEESWYLYVDVIPSTGYRPMQTNDLDAGFTQLVSSSFFMAPSTKHGGIVGLTKAQYDEIRAADAATAVTADLGSVEVEAAASESAVRAALPAEADVVLAYGRGTASQPVTWDLAGIDTSEPGSYEVTGTVRTIGANLNQWVGAGGSTAWNAPGRQLYSSTAVTVTAEVVVAAPVLPVTVVADTRCVSGKVTLTVRVTNDGAAPVALGISTPYGSKSVAAVAAGKSASAAFTTRQSSITTGSVAVTVTSGGTSAAASGAFTAASCG; from the coding sequence GTGATTCCCCTTCCTCGATCTGCCGCCCGCACCGACCGCTCTCGAGGGCCACGCCGGCTCCTCGCCTCACTCGTCGGCGCCGCCTTCGTCGCCACGGCGCTCGTGCCGGTGGGCGCGGCCGCCGCGGTCGGCGCAGCGCCGGCCGCACCGACCACCGGCCTCCTCGCCGAGTACCTGTTCGATCAGACTGCGGGTTCCAGCATCCCGAACCGCGTCAGCGGCGGTGCGGCGGCGACCGTCGTCAACGGGACCGACAGTCAGTGGACCGGCTCGTCCCTCGTCTTCGCCGGCGGCGCCAAGACCAGCGCGAGCGCGAACTGGGTGCGCCTTCCCGACGACATCCTCGCCGGCAGGACGTCGGCGACGGTCACGATCGAGACCAAGCTCGACGCGACGATGAAGAACAGCTGGCACTTCCTCTGGAACATCGGCAGCGACTCCACGACGCAGTACTACTTCGCGTCGGTGCGCGACAACCCGCGTACCTCGATCACGGCGACCGGCGGTGGCGGCGAAGTCAACGCCCGCTCCGGCTCCGCGCTCGACGCGAACCGCTGGTACAGCCTGACCTCGGTGATCGACGGCGCCGCCGGCCACATCACGTTCTACGTCGACGGCGTCCAGGTCGCCCGTACGAACACGGCCCTGACCCCGGCATCCATCGGTCAGACCCTCAATGCGATCGGCCGGGCGCCGTATCCCGACCCGATGTACAAGGGCGAGGTGTCGACGTTCCGCGTGTACGACCGTGCGCTCACGGCGGCCGAGGTCGCAGACGTGTCGACGGCGGATGCCGCGATCCATGCCTCGTCGTTCCAGCAGGCCGCGCAGACCGTCGCCGACAGCGTCGCCGCGGTGACCTTCGACGAGGCCACGACCACCCTGCCGACCTACGGCGGACGCGTGTCGTGGTCCTCGAGCGACCCGGCGATCGAGATCGGCGCGGACGGCGTCACGGCGACCGCGGACCAGCCGGCCACCGGCCAGGCGCCGGTCGAGACCACCCTGACCGCGACGGCCACCGTGCGCGGCGCGACGGCCACCCGTGCGGTGCCGGTGACGGTGAAGCCGCAGGCGGGCGCGGACGACGCATTCGGGTACGCGATGGTGCACTTCATCGAGGACTCCGCCGGCTATGCCGAGAAGATCTACCTCGACGTGTCCCGCGGCGACAACCCCGAGCAGTGGGACCCGCTCAACGCGGGAAAGCCGATCCTCGCATCCGACCTCGGCACCACCGGCATCCGCGACCCGTACCTCACGTACAACCCCGAGACCGGCACGTACTACATCATCGCCACCGACCTGCGGGTGTTCGGCGGTGACCGCGGCGTCAGCGGCTGCACCGAGTGGTGCTACTGGAGCTCGAAGGGCAACACCACGCTGAACGTCTGGGAGTCGAAGGACCTCGTGAGCTGGAGCGACCTGCGCCAGTTCGACGTCGCCCTGTCGGACGGTGCGAAGGTCGGCGAGTTCGGCATGGCGTGGGCGCCCGAGGCGACCTGGGTGCCCGACTACTACGGGGCCGGCGAGGGCGCGTTCGTCCTGTACTGGTCATCGAACGTGTACGCGAACGCCGAGCACACCGGCTCGAGCTACTCCCGCATCCTGTGGGGCGCGACGCCCGACTTCACGCAGGAGACCTACGAGTACGGCGGCACGTTCATCGACGCGGGCGGCAACACGATCGACACGACGATCATCCAGAACGAGGGCACGACGTACCGCATCACGAAGGACAACTCCGCGGGCAAGGGCATCTACCTCGAATCGACCACGGCCGCCCAGTGGTGGAAGCCCGCCGCGACCTGGACGCAGCTGCAGACGCGCATCGGCGCCGTGTGGGCAGGGGGCAACGCGGGCGGTGTCGAGGGTCCGGCGGTGTTCCAGCGTCACGGCGAGGAGTCCTGGTACCTCTACGTCGACGTCATCCCCTCGACCGGCTACCGGCCGATGCAGACGAACGACCTGGATGCCGGCTTCACGCAGCTCGTGAGCAGCAGCTTCTTCATGGCTCCGAGCACCAAGCACGGCGGCATCGTGGGACTCACGAAGGCGCAGTACGACGAGATCCGAGCAGCGGATGCCGCGACCGCCGTCACCGCCGACCTCGGCTCCGTCGAGGTCGAGGCCGCCGCGTCCGAGTCCGCCGTGCGGGCCGCGCTGCCGGCCGAGGCCGACGTCGTGCTGGCGTACGGGCGCGGAACGGCGTCGCAGCCGGTGACGTGGGATCTCGCGGGCATCGACACGTCCGAGCCCGGCTCTTACGAGGTGACCGGCACGGTTCGCACGATCGGCGCGAACCTGAACCAGTGGGTCGGCGCAGGCGGCTCGACGGCGTGGAACGCGCCGGGCCGGCAGCTGTACAGCTCGACGGCCGTGACGGTCACGGCCGAGGTCGTGGTCGCCGCACCGGTGCTGCCGGTCACGGTCGTCGCCGACACGCGCTGCGTCTCAGGCAAGGTCACGCTCACCGTCCGGGTCACGAACGACGGGGCGGCGCCCGTGGCGCTGGGCATCTCGACGCCGTACGGGTCGAAGTCCGTCGCGGCCGTCGCCGCCGGCAAGAGCGCCTCGGCAGCGTTCACCACCCGGCAGTCTTCGATCACGACGGGCTCCGTCGCGGTGACGGTGACCTCGGGCGGCACCAGCGCCGCGGCATCCGGCGCTTTCACGGCCGCCAGCTGCGGCTAG